From the genome of Arthrobacter sp. SLBN-122:
AGTACCGGTTACGACGGCGGCAGGGGAACCTGAAGCAGTGGAGGTCAAGTAGAGATGGTTGTTCACAAACTGGCACCACAGCCGGGCGAATACTCCTACGTGTTCGGCGGCCGGGAGCGGATGGTCAGCATCCGCCCGGGTGACATCGTGGAGGTCAGCACCGAGGATTGCTTCGGCGGCCGGGTCACCTCCCCGGACCAGCTCCCCAGCGACGTGGTGCCCTTCAACGAGATGAACCCGGTCTCCGGTCCCATCGAGGTGGAGGGCGCGGAACCCGGCGACATGCTGGCAGTGCATTTCGTGTCGATCGTGCCGGCCAGGAAGTACGCCGTGTCCTGCGTACTCCCCCGGTTCGGCGCCCTGGCGGCCACCCATGAAACGGCGACGTTGAACGAGCCGCTGGAGGAGCGCGTCTGGTTCTACGACATTGACCTGGAGAGCTGGAGCGCCACGTTCCGGGCACGGAACTCGGACTTCCGGCTGCAACTGCCGCTGGACCCGATGCACGGGACAGTAGGCGTGGCTCCCGCCGGTGGGGAGGTGCGCCTGGTCATGACGCCGTCCACGCACGGCGGGAACATGGACACTCCGGAAGCCCGCGCCGGCACCACGCTGTACCTGCCGGTCAACGTTGCGGGAGCCATGCTGTCCCTCGGCGACGGCCATGCCCGCCAGGGTGAGGGCGAAGTGTGCGGAACCGGCCTGGAATCGGCGATGAACTCGGTGATCGCAGTGGACCTGATCAAGGAGGGCGCCGCTGCCTGGCCGCGGCTGGAGAACGACGAGTACATCATGAGCACGGGGTCCACCCGCCCGCTTGAGGATGCGTACCGGATCAGCCAGAAGGACCTCATTGCGTGGACCTCGGACCTGACCGGCATGGACCTGCTGGACTCCTACCAGCTGGTCAGCCAGATGGGCCTGGCCCCGGCAGCGAATGTCTGCGACCCGAATTACACGATGGTGGCGAAGCTGCCCAAGTGGACGCTGCAGGGCGCCCAGGCGTACGGCGGCGCCCACAGCCGCCTGCGGAAGGCAGCTGAGGACTACAGGTCGCGGTAGCCGGTATTACTGGAGGAGCGCTGCGGGCCTGGATTCAGGCGGGCAGCGCTCCTTTTTCGTCGGGCGGCAACACATATAAGCGCGGCCTGCGAAATCTGCGCCGACCTTGATGCATTCTTGACCGAATCCGGGCACATCCTTGAGGTATTCCCGCCAAAGTGATGCGTGAAGGACGGGAGCGCATCCTTGATGCACCTGGGTACTGGGTCCCAGTCGACCGCGCCTGCGTCGGATCAAACCGATGGTCTCAGACGCCTGGCGGCGCTAAGCAATGGCGCCGCCAGGCAACCAATCCACCTTCCCCAGCAGGCCAGGGGCCTGCGGCGGAGGCACGGATCAGCGTCGATCCGAAAAAGCCGCCGGCCCCTCTAACTGTCGAGTAAGGCAGCGCTTGCGCGCCCGCTACGAGCTGAACCGGTCCGGGTAGAGCAGCGGCAGCTGAAGGGTCAGCCATGGGCTGAAGGCCCAGGGCGTAGCGGCCACGGCGGCGGTGATCAGCGCCGGATCGGTCCACTGCCACTCCACCACCTCGTCGGCACGGGGAGCCAGTGGGGAGGCGGCACGGGCGGTGAAGACCGGACAGATCTCGTTCTCCACCACGCCGGAGGCATCCACCGCCCGGTACCGGAAGTCCGGCACCTTCAGCTCCACATGGTCCAGGCGGAGACCCAGCTCGTACTCGCCGCGGCGCCGAACGGCGTCCTCAAGGTCCTCCCCAAGGCCGGGATGGCCGCAGAAGGAATTGGTCCAGACGCCGGGCCACGTCAGCTTGGACAGCGCACGGCGGGTAAGCAGGATGTGGCCCTCATCGTCATACACGTGGGCCGAGAAGGCCAGGTGCAGCGGTGTGGAGGTCGAGTGCACGGTGGCCTTGTCCTCAACGCCGATAGGTGTTCCGTCATCGGCGGCCAGCACCACCAGCTCTGCCTTACCGTTCAACTGCCCTCCCACGGGTGCCCGTGTTTACTGTACCGATGGATATGGGCAACAGGCTGCCACACACTGGCTACGTCCGCATGGTTGATGATGTCCTGGCATCCTTCTTCACCCGGGCCAAGAAGCGCGCCGGCGCCCTGCACCCCGAATACCCCCACCGGGTGGCAGCACCATGAAGCTCACCAGCGGCGGGATTCCCAATATCGCCGGCCCCTACCGCAACCTCGCCGGGGCCAGGCCGGAAGCCACGACCGGGAGGTAGGCCGAAA
Proteins encoded in this window:
- a CDS encoding acetamidase/formamidase family protein, coding for MVVHKLAPQPGEYSYVFGGRERMVSIRPGDIVEVSTEDCFGGRVTSPDQLPSDVVPFNEMNPVSGPIEVEGAEPGDMLAVHFVSIVPARKYAVSCVLPRFGALAATHETATLNEPLEERVWFYDIDLESWSATFRARNSDFRLQLPLDPMHGTVGVAPAGGEVRLVMTPSTHGGNMDTPEARAGTTLYLPVNVAGAMLSLGDGHARQGEGEVCGTGLESAMNSVIAVDLIKEGAAAWPRLENDEYIMSTGSTRPLEDAYRISQKDLIAWTSDLTGMDLLDSYQLVSQMGLAPAANVCDPNYTMVAKLPKWTLQGAQAYGGAHSRLRKAAEDYRSR
- the idi gene encoding isopentenyl-diphosphate Delta-isomerase, with protein sequence MNGKAELVVLAADDGTPIGVEDKATVHSTSTPLHLAFSAHVYDDEGHILLTRRALSKLTWPGVWTNSFCGHPGLGEDLEDAVRRRGEYELGLRLDHVELKVPDFRYRAVDASGVVENEICPVFTARAASPLAPRADEVVEWQWTDPALITAAVAATPWAFSPWLTLQLPLLYPDRFSS